One Glycine max cultivar Williams 82 chromosome 3, Glycine_max_v4.0, whole genome shotgun sequence DNA window includes the following coding sequences:
- the LOC100792854 gene encoding probable L-type lectin-domain containing receptor kinase VI.1 produces the protein MAPKNLFGLLIFLILLVTCTAFSFQFHGFHNSERNLTREGDSNVTPQGILQLTKRENNIVGHAFYNKPIKILEKTNSSVPQTKFSSFSTCFVFSIVSPNSGLGGFGLAFTIAPTTQFPEAEGGHFLGLFNNSNDMNTSNHILVVEFDTVNGYKDNTDTVGNHVGVNINGMQSKIAEPAAYFEEGMDAKKEEFSMEKEDAVCAWIEYDGETEILNVTIAPLKVSKPSKPLISQAIHDIKFVMKETMFFGFSASTGKRKASSHYILGWSVSVNGGIAPPLNFSLLPKPPPKEKDASSFPWVKVAVAMLSALTFTLLCLLFIVTRYKRYMIFETLEDWELDCPHRFRYRDLHIATKGFIESQLIGVGGFGAVYKGVLPSTGTEVAVKRIMRSPMQGMREFAAEIESLGRLRHKNLVNLQGWCKHKNDLILIYDYIPNGSLDSLLFNDNIALDWDQRFNIIKGVAAGLLYLHEEWEQVVIHRDVKSSNILIDGEFNARLGDFGLARLYSHDQVSHTTSVVGTIGYIAPELTRTGKASASSDVYAFGVLLLEVVAGTRPVGSSGQFLLVDWVLENCQLGQILEVVDPKLGSAYDEEEMELVLKLGLLCSQYKAEYRPSMKQVARYLNFDDSLPDISDWRYYDSQSSTNSLSFLEAMSTGKIASSYSLSSIGSRSTLPIKTGR, from the coding sequence ATGGCTCCAAAAAATCTCTTTGGTCTCCTCATCTTTCTCATTCTCCTTGTTACTTGCACTGCTTTTTCCTTCCAATTCCATGGCTTCCATAATAGTGAAAGAAATCTCACCCGTGAAGGGGATTCAAATGTCACACCCCAAGGTATACTTCAGCTCAccaaaagagaaaacaacattGTTGGCCATGCATTTTATAACAAACCCATCAAAATATTAGAGAAAACAAATTCTTCAGTGCCCCAAACAAAATTTTCCTCCTTTAGTACATGCTTTGTTTTCTCAATTGTGTCACCAAACTCTGGCCTTGGTGGCTTTGGTCTTGCCTTCACCATAGCTCCCACAACACAATTCCCAGAGGCTGAAGGTGGCCATTTTCTTGGTCTTTTCAACAACTCCAATGATATGAACACCTCAAATCATATCTTGGTGGTTGAATTTGACACAGTGAATGGCTACAAAGATAACACTGACACTGTAGGAAACCATGTTGGGGTAAACATAAATGGCATGCAATCAAAGATAGCTGAGCCTGCAGCATACTTTGAAGAAGGCATGGATGCAAAAAAGGAAGAGTTCAGCATGGAGAAGGAAGATGCTGTTTGTGCTTGGATTGAATATGATGGTGAAACAGAAATCTTGAATGTCACAATAGCCCCTTTAAAGGTATCAAAACCAAGCAAGCCACTTATATCCCAGGCCATTCATGACATCAAGTTTGTTATGAAGGAAACCATGTTTTTTGGTTTCTCTGCATCAACAGGTAAGAGGAAAGCAAGCTCTCATTATATTCTTGGGTGGAGTGTTTCAGTGAATGGGGGAATTGCCCCTCCACTAAATTTTTCACTCCTTCCAAAGCCACCACCAAAGGAGAAAGATGCATCATCTTTTCCTTGGGTCAAGGTTGCAGTTGCCATGTTGTCTGCTTTGACATTTACCTTGTTGTGCCTGTTGTTTATTGTGACACGCTACAAGAGATACATGATATTTGAAACCCTTGAGGACTGGGAGCTTGATTGTCCTCATAGGTTCAGATATAGAGATCTTCACATAGCAACAAAGGGTTTCATAGAGAGCCAGCTAATTGGAGTTGGAGGCTTTGGTGCTGTGTACAAAGGTGTTTTACCTAGCACAGGAACTGAAGTTGCTGTCAAAAGAATCATGAGAAGTCCAATGCAAGGGATGAGGGAATTTGCAGCTGAGATTGAAAGCTTAGGAAGATTGAGGCACAAGAATTTGGTCAACCTTCAAGGGTGGTGCAAGCACAAGAATGATCTAATCCTAATTTATGACTACATTCCAAATGGTAGTCTTGACTCTCTCCTATTCAACGATAACATTGCTTTGGATTGGGATCAGAGATTCAATATCATCAAAGGTGTAGCTGCAGGGTTGTTGTATCTTCATGAAGAGTGGGAGCAAGTTGTGATCCATAGAGATGTGAAATCAAGCAATATTCTAATAGATGGCGAGTTCAATGCTCGTTTGGGTGATTTTGGACTAGCTAGGCTTTATAGCCATGATCAAGTGTCACACACAACAAGTGTTGTTGGCACCATTGGGTATATTGCACCAGAGTTAACTAGAACAGGAAAAGCCTCTGCAAGCTCTGATGTGTATGCATTTGGGGTCCTACTTCTTGAAGTGGTTGCTGGCACAAGACCTGTTGGCTCTTCAGGCCAGTTTTTGTTGGTGGATTGGGTTCTTGAGAATTGCCAACTGGGTCAGATTCTTGAAGTGGTTGATCCTAAGCTAGGTTCTGCTTATGATGAGGAGGAAATGGAGTTGGTGCTGAAATTGGGTCTCTTGTGTTCACAATACAAAGCTGAGTATAGACCTTCTATGAAACAAGTGGCTAGGTACCTAAACTTTGATGACTCTCTTCCTGATATCTCTGATTGGAGATACTATGATTCTCAAAGCAGCACAAATAGCTTAAGTTTCTTAGAAGCCATGTCTACGGGAAAGATTGCATCTTCATACAGTTTATCTTCCATTGGCAGCAGAAGTACACTGCCAATAAAAACCGGTAGATAG